tttttttctttttttttttttattctattatcaCATTCCAACCTTTGGATTATATGAGaagcaaatttatttttatcacttACATTGACAATGTGTTTATTGTGCCAATTAGAGTTCTTGCCCATCATAGAAAAGAAGACTTTGTTAATTTTTACAAGAGATTAGCcattcaattttctttattattattattattttttttccttttttcttattttcattatcttttttttttttttgggagggggggtGGGGGTTGATTGGGGGGGTTCATTCTCTATATAAATTGATCACAATGGCCATTAAATTCTAAACAAAAGCTCTGGTCATTAAAGCAACAATGGAGTTTGATAGGGTTCCTTTTTTGTACTTGTTCTTTCTTGTGTCCTTCTTGCTAGCTTTCCATGCTGAATCAATGTCCTTCACTAATCACCTTCACTGGTTTTCTTCCACCATTGAATCCCTCAGGTTTACAAATCCTGCCTCTTTAGAAAGTCATCGATCCTCCCCACCACATATTCAAGATCATGCTTTCCAAGGTCTTATTACTACTCTTCACTCTCAATATGAGCTTGAGGTTTCAAAGAAGCCACCAAGGTTTTCCTTTGCTTCTAATGAAAAGACTTTCACCCTTTACACCCCCCACACTTCAAGCTGTTATggaaaaaatgtcaaattgaTTGTCATTCACGCCGGAGTTTGGCTGGAAAGCGAGAGCTTCAAAGATAATGGTATGACAGGGAAAGTTCCAAATAAGTGGAAGGGAAGATGTGAGGCCATTATTGGAGCCAGGTTCTTCAATAAGGGTTTAGTTACTAAGACACGCAGTATTAAGATTAGTAGATTGGCAATATACAAAGTCTCTTGGGATGAAGGAAGATGCTCATTTTATGTCTTTGCAGCTATGTACCAAGACATTGTTGATGGTGttgatgtgatttttttgttttttacctCCTGCACATATGCAGTGCCATCAGAAATGGATCGTTTAGCAGAAGCTTCATTTGCTGCCATGGAGAAAGGCGTTAGGTTTTCAACTGTGGCAGGATATAAAGGCCATGGTTATGAAAAGTTGTGCAATGGATTCCATAAGTTAGCCATTATTTGATAGATCTCTTATATGTGTGTGTAACTAGGTCTAGTTGAAAGCTCCTTTTGGCATAGTACTACATGTCCttcttgtgttatttttatgtctctcaaaattgatgtgactttttaaattatcattaaatttgtgatatatatatatatatatatatatatatatatataccactattgaattttattctaatgataattttaaaaaacttacaATTTTTGGAGGGACATAATGGGgatatttagcattactcttccaTGTTTCCTCTCAAATAAAGTTTAGGAGTAAGTCTTATGTGTCGCGGGGCCATATATGTTTATTGtaaaatataaatgtatataATCTAAATAGAGTATGTGTAAAATGCTACTTTTTTCTTATGAAGATTAATATGTTGAGAAGTCTTCTGGTAAGAAATATCACATGTTAGAACGCTactcaacccaaaagtttaaacctATAAGTTTAAGTCAAATTATGTTAGATTAACAACTCACACTTGTGGCATCTTTTCATTGTTAATTATACACTTAACAATTTCTCTCTTACGATGAGTTCATCATCATAAATACGTATACGtacactccccctcaaaagAAAGTTTCATCAATTTTATAGGCTATATCTCTAACATCACTTGTGTGAGCTATGTGGGCTATATCCATGAAAGCACATTTGTCCCTACTCCAAATGCGAAAGAGACCCACAATTCATGCATACGTACACCATCCCCTCACATGCAATTTTATCACCATATATCACTACAACCCCCTCAAATGAAAATTTTACCAATGTTATATGTTATAGGATCGCTTGAGTGGCTAGGTAGGTTCGATCTATGACATATGTACAAATCCATCCGTACTTCAATTGTGAAAGGAGCCTACAATCCATACATGCGCACTAATATCCCTACCCCAACTACGAAAGGAACCACTATCACCCATCAAACAAGATCACTTGTGTGGGCAATTATGTATATGACATAAGGAACCTAACTTATAAAAGCactgttaaattactagttatcctaaaagtttaaactttatcttataagcttaagttgatagaaagatataaatttaatcacttaatcattactttaacactccctctcacgtgtgggttcaaactctcttttaataggtgagacctaACACGTgaaacatttaatttaaatggggggtgaATTGGCGAAGTCAATGTTCGATCTTATGacatttggctctgataccatgttaaattaccaattatcacataagtttaagcttttgggataattggtaatttaacaaacaCTACCAGCATCTATAAAAGTCTCATCCTCTTGTTCCACATTGCTAAGATACAAGGAGCTTCCTATATAATGAGGCTCTTATGTACAATgaaatcattcaataaaaacCAAATGTAGCCTATAGGGCTTTAGTATGTGGATGTTAGCATATTATCGAACCACCATAATCTTGGCTCTCTTATTTATATTTCTACTTTATATTTCCGCATTGTATTTTCTCATGGTATTTGTGGTATTGTTTGGCATTTGTGGTATTGTTACAAACACTTGCCCATTTCAGCCCATAGTTGGCCCCATGTATTttggcctttgtggtattgtttaaaacgcATACCTgacctttgtggtattgttgCAAACCCAGGCTCATTTCAGCCCAGTTGGCTTTTATGTAAGACCCATAGTTGGCTCATTCAGGCCAAATGTTGCCGATGTTTCAAATTCTAGCGCCATTACCTCCAGTCTCCACTATCATCAATCCAGAAGCAAACTCAAGATTTCATAAGTTTTCACCTTGAGTTTAAGGGGGAATGTTAAAGATAAATGTGAGTTGTCCCATATTGCCCAAGTGAAGAGAGGCTTTAGCTATTGGCTTGTATAAAAACCCCATCTTCTTGTCAACATTGCTAAGATACAAGGAGTTTTTCTCCCCTTAACTCCTATATAATGAAGCTCTTATGTgcaatcaaatcattcaataaaagcCAAATGTATCCTATAGGGttttagtgtgtggatgtaggcataTTGCTAAACCACCTTAATCTTGTCTCTCTTATTTATATTTCTGCATTTCCTCATTGTATTTTATCAGCAACTTCTCttaaattttccttaaatttagaaaaccaAACTACTTTTGATTCCCTATTCAAATAATCCCCGCAATAGCTTCTcttatcatttatatatattcattcaattaaataataaaggaaagagagagagagagagagagagagagagagagaaataaagttatttaaatatttaataaatattctttcaaacaAATGTTAGGTggaaagagaggaaagaaacatctttttttattattattattaggagaaaattcactttacccccctgaaacttcaggagtttttcaattcgaatcccaatgtttaaaaattggcaatgtaacCTCcgaatgtttcaaaaaatttcaattcagaccatccgttactaatttctgtctaattggacggaaatcatcccacgtgcatctcacgtgagattttaatgccttctattccaattttgccctcattaaaacctatgaaattacataattatcttcattaaaacctatgaaattgagggtaattacgtaatttcataggttttaataaggGCAAAATTGTAATAGAGAGCATCAAAATCCTACGTGAGACGCACATGGGATGATTTCAgcccaattagacgaaaattagtaacaaagggtctgaattgaaaattttttaaacattaggggggtacattgccaatttttaaacattggggttcgaattgaaaaactccttaAAAATCtggagggtaaagtgaatttaacccttattattattaaaataatggaAAGGGAACCAAAAGTGCTATCGTATTAATTGGTTCCATTAGGCTTCCCTTGGTTTAGGGAAACCAAAGAAGTTTTTTGTATAAGACTTTTTAAGAGTGTTCCCTACCATCAAGGATGGGAATAGGATTTATAGAGTCCATTGCTAGTGCGCTAATACTATGGTTTGGAACTTAGAGCATTCTCCTTCGCTCACTGTTTTACTAAAATCCTTAGTTTGGTGAGCCAAAATGCtaaaattaatgcatatttTTGAATCTCCATCTGGCTCCCTAATTCGGTGAGCCGAATGTAAgtactttgaaaaaattaatattagtttgtaagaaatttgtcctctaaaataagaaaatgtaatttttttttttttggctaaaataaatagtaaatttaaataGTAGAAAGAGAATGCtttaataaggtttttgacgtgGACTGGCTTTGGACACTTGAAACAACACGTGAAGGAggctggatatatatattgtaatggCTTAAAAGTAAGAATCTTCACAACCTTGTGCCATGTGCAGTTTGGTTTTTTATTCATCTCAAGACATGATTATGCCTCCATGGGCTGCTCTTTGCTTTATGGTTTCCTAcgaccaaaagagaaaaataatgacAGGTTTTATTATAAACAAACTACGACAAAACAAATCTTTAAAGGAACTTTCCCTTTTGGCTAAAAAATAatagggaaattatatctaaaatccttaggtaaacgcgctttttttaaaaactccctgggtatttatttttggaaatttaatccctgggtaactcgaaaatactagaaaactccctaccgtcaatttttgttaacttccgttagtctactcaaaactcaccgttttatctgattaaaatattattatttttattaatttaatttaaaaaattcaatcttaaaaaaaaaaaaaagtagggctGTGGGGTGGTGCGTTGCCACCCCCTGGCCCCTATGGAAGCCGCAGCCACCCCAGGTGGGCTTAACCACCTCGGGTGGCTTTGCCACCCCAAGTGGTTTGGGTGGCTGCTGCCACCCGTGGGTGGCCGCGAGCCCAAACCCATTCCTTTCTCACCTAATCAGCTATCACTTGTGCCATTTCTACCACTGGATTCTCTGCAGGAGAATTGGTGTCACCACACTCAACACTTTCTATAGTGTCATATATCATTACATCAGAATTTTCAGAATGAGGAGATTTGTTAGTTGTTGGATGATCTTCAACTTGCATTTCCAATGCTGAAGATTCTGAAGCCGCCCTTCGTTTAGACTTGGCAGGTCCAGCTTCGGTAGAGTGCTTTCGCTTTCGACCATTGCCACCATTGTTAGTTCTCTTGAATAAACGACACAGAACAAAGATTTTCTGCATAAATTAAGTTAATCGACAAGGTGAGAACTTAGCATCACCATTCACCAACAGAGTAAATGCTCTTCAAAGATGACCCTTTAGATGATTTTGGCAGCAAAAGATGTTAATAATTAAACCACCATTCAGCCGAGCAATTAAGAAGAAATGTGAagccaataataaaaaaagacgAAATAGAAACCCCACCTGATCGCCATCGGGATCGGTGCCATCAAGCTCCTTCAGGGTTGCGTGGTACTCATGCGTGACCCACTCAGTTTTTTTCCCATTTGGAATGTGCCCCTCATAGAAAACCAGTATCTTTTTTATTCCAATCTCCCTccctccacccatggggtggcccgcaGGCCCCCCCAAACCATCTGGGGGTGGCCgtaagccaccccaggggtggcttaaattaataaaagtaataatattttaatcagataaaacggtgagttttaagtagactaacggaagttaacaaaaattgacggtagggagttttctagtagtttcgagttacccagggattaaatttccaaaaaaaaatacccagggagtttttaaaaaaagcgtgtttacctaaggattttagatataatttcccaaaataataataaggggtaattatttttttccctaagaACTACAACGTATTTTCATTTTGTCCCTATAAATTATCATCCTTATTGCCCGACCTTatgaactatcattttgtgcccaaaactccCTTTCCGccagtcaaaggcgttaacttaGACGGTTTATCCGTCACTTTACCTCCATAAACTACAATTCACTGTCACTTTgccccccatgaactacaacgcattgtcactttgcctccataaactataacgcattgtcactttgaccgtctgagttaacacCTTTGACTGACAAAAGAGAGATTTtacaaaatgatagttcatgGCGGTCGAGCAGTAGTgttggtagttcatggaagcaaaatgaaaatgcgttgtagttcataaggaaaggtaattacccctaataataataaaaagttttcaCACACTTGTATGGCTGAGGTaaagtaataaaaaagaatacacACTTGCAGGGATCCTCTTAGAGCATAATAATGTCAAAATTGAAGGATATGAGATCTCCTACAATTAGTTGCTAAAATTGTGCGTAATTCAAGCAATATAATTGACtgtctaaattgaaaaaatttggtTACCAAATGATGTATCAACATCTCAtcctatatattatatatttatttactaaaattGGATATTACATAAGACGGTGACACGTtactatagcatttctcaactATTAGTAATTCATACATCCACTTCAATTCACAACGaaattacaatattttaaattgtgGAATTGATGTAAGTCATACTTGAATCAAGAATGAAGTAAGAGTGTTTTTGTCCCACAATCCTACTTGCCAAATAcgtgtttttaaacaaaataatagaaaGTTTCCTATTAGAAAGTgggtattgaaaaaaaaaaaaatcgtttaaaaatatgaaaatatcaaTGTTTTTGCTCGACGACCAAATTAAAGAATGAGTTTTTAAAATGaacgatttttaaaattaaattacaattttacgaAACTGCCTATGTTTTCATTAATTctcatatatgttttaaaatcgGTAAATCAAACGGAtactaaggctccgtttacttcgacgtaaaatggtttccttcgtaaaatattttcaagaaagccattttttctgaaaatatttcatgtcgaaaacattttacgacGTTTACCTTGCACAcagcaaataatttttttttttaatatctttttatatatatattttttccaataaggtccccgccGGGACCTGCACGGGACTTGTTCGAGACCTCAcagggacctgcccgggaccccgccggAACTTAACCGGGACTTGTCCGGGACCTCGTTGGGACCTActtgggacttgcccgggactccACCGGGACTCACCCAAGACTTGAcagggacttgaccgggacttgcccgggacttacctgggaccccgccgggacttgaccggaacctgCATGGGACCtactaggacttgaccgggaccccgacgggacttgcccaggacccgcccaggacaCGACCAGGCAAGTCCAGTCAAGTCTCGAgcggggtcccaggcaagtcctaagtgggtctcggtcaagtcccggcggaTCCCGGTTAGGTCTCGAGCAGGTTTGGTCAAGTCTCGAGCGGGTCTTAGTCAAGTCCAAGGCAGGTCCCAagtgggtcccgggcaagtctcggAATGGTCCCGGTCAAGTTCCGGGCAAGTCCCGCcgaggtcccggtcaagtctcgggaggttcccgatcaagtctcgggcaagtcccgggcaggtcccgggcaagtcctagttaggtcccaggcgggtcctggacaagtcccagtcaagtcccgggcgggttccGGGCAAGCCTGGGTGGGTCCAGGTCAGGTTCCGGGCAGGCCcaggtcaagtctcgggcaggtctcAGGagggtcccggttaggtcccgggcaagtttcggtcaagtctcgggtggaACCCGGTCAAGTCCCAACAAGGTTCTGGGggggtcttggcaaggtccatcgatttaagaatgagatgctcatagtcggaaaatggtttacagttttcaaaaatcgtaaactatttttcgaaaattaaagaaaaaatttcagtcaaaaggaaaatattttccgttgaccattattttacgtcgaagtaaacaccgtaaagtacgaaaatcattttctgtaaaccattttacgtcgaagtaaacggagcctaagaacttgtttgggattgcatttgaacaattaatagagcttttaagtcaaaaatagcttttggacaaaacttaattttttaagcttttgttagaagtgcattttgactatttttaaattttttggacccttaaaagcgtttttaattttttttactaaacaaatacttttttcttcaaatgaactttttaagtgttaaaagtacttttaggtcTCTCAAACCCAATTTCAAACATATACCAAGGAATCAagaacaatattattttttttgataaaaacaaagaataatgAACACATTCATCATAATCACcgcaaattaagaaaaagaactaTAAGGCGTGGCATACAATAATTAATTGAGAACCTTGTATACATAAAAAATATTCGG
This genomic interval from Corylus avellana chromosome ca3, CavTom2PMs-1.0 contains the following:
- the LOC132174339 gene encoding subtilisin-like protease SBT3 yields the protein MEFDRVPFLYLFFLVSFLLAFHAESMSFTNHLHWFSSTIESLRFTNPASLESHRSSPPHIQDHAFQGLITTLHSQYELEVSKKPPRFSFASNEKTFTLYTPHTSSCYGKNVKLIVIHAGVWLESESFKDNGMTGKVPNKWKGRCEAIIGARFFNKGLVTKTRSIKISRLAIYKVSWDEGRCSFYVFAAMYQDIVDGVDVIFLFFTSCTYAVPSEMDRLAEASFAAMEKGVRFSTVAGYKGHGYEKLCNGFHKLAII